A genomic stretch from Polyangium spumosum includes:
- a CDS encoding poly-gamma-glutamate biosynthesis protein PgsC/CapC — MLASLAVFPPNGLDRSLHVAVLIGLVIGTVFTELFGWTYAGLVVPGYLATIFIAAPATAIFIIVESVVTYWLVAGVGRWVTHLGAWSAAFGRERFYLFIVGAVLVRLLFEGVIVPRVEAQYGYAHSRELYSVGLVLVPLVSNTFWNAGIIKAFPRVGFVTVLTWVLLVLLLQTTNLSVSRFQVINESLSIKFLESPKAQIILVIGALLGARNNVKYGWDYNGILVPGLLAVACYEPLKLVTTTVEALLVYGASKVLMSMPPFSRMLIVGPRRMLMCYITGFFVKMILGFVLAYFWPGVPMIDYFGFGYLLPSLLAVKMWNKDHIGIVVMPTLQVSITAFLVGNGIGYGLVKAEGLLVPRAAISEIAMITSGASVPYELTLGDTGPRPRPAAERSAGIAAVEVALEVASEVDAFDAARGGEEVSPRTLTTAKTAGLVVAREEKGGWVVARPRASEIDPDDVTPAPRFAVRPRPKAEPGLDARRGGTLVLASPEGPGSALSALAHAAAEALEARAIVLLSRHEGQRALDEAFAAELGKRLGLEQMLVVEAAPGDTAPGLSAVGSVPEGFDVMALGRMLGKDVTLSWRAPVQGASQRPWSNAPTLRVPVSLAEEVGGSLLGAREVDVWPLGLRHELVSRLVALTSVGTAGYRGPTIEELRLFDATLSRRMTHVGLEPRWTAWERAVAARFGYTIVRVHRPEGELEAWGLVEDTTGGRRGNASLFVKVEHAEEAVAPGDILVEVPAPRWEIGTFGAGLSLYDALGARGLLLAGALPSADPRGIADPRRRVSRRSFFQRVHEVWLGEGKSGVSMQGIAPERDYTGDVVVSFGREVIRREQVPVWARPMVEVFGDLGLRVGMFDGAREHAPYNGSADLSMSYARKFADGRFALVYMSGELRSAMSAVESDGILTPRLGRLGVDLGSEDVASRAFELVACKAAPPAPKGAKKKKDGKKKADDAAPAEASTSRCPSFTAEAADRCDVDVRLESFERYLDQHNPFDLRAAIKDDRGCHVEVVRDQVSRRIWALVAEPGQVVLVPLGNSRVPRAPRPLASIVRVRRAVATGLTSIRVMESP; from the coding sequence ATGCTGGCCTCTCTCGCCGTCTTCCCGCCCAACGGTCTCGATCGAAGCCTGCACGTCGCCGTGCTCATCGGCCTCGTGATCGGGACCGTCTTCACCGAGCTCTTCGGCTGGACGTACGCGGGCCTCGTCGTCCCGGGTTACCTCGCGACGATCTTCATCGCCGCCCCCGCGACCGCGATCTTCATCATCGTCGAGTCTGTCGTGACGTACTGGCTCGTCGCGGGCGTGGGCCGGTGGGTCACGCACCTCGGCGCGTGGTCGGCGGCGTTCGGGCGCGAGCGGTTTTACCTGTTCATCGTGGGCGCGGTGCTCGTGCGGCTGCTCTTCGAGGGCGTGATCGTTCCGCGCGTCGAGGCGCAGTACGGCTACGCGCACTCGCGTGAGCTCTACAGCGTGGGGCTCGTGCTCGTGCCGCTCGTGTCGAACACGTTCTGGAACGCGGGCATCATCAAGGCGTTCCCGCGCGTCGGGTTCGTGACGGTGTTGACCTGGGTCCTGCTCGTCTTGCTCCTGCAGACGACGAACCTCTCGGTGTCGCGGTTCCAGGTCATCAACGAGAGCCTGTCGATCAAGTTCCTCGAGTCGCCGAAGGCGCAGATCATCCTCGTCATCGGCGCGCTGCTCGGCGCGCGGAACAACGTCAAGTACGGCTGGGACTACAACGGCATCCTCGTCCCGGGATTGCTCGCGGTCGCGTGTTACGAGCCCTTGAAGCTCGTGACGACGACGGTCGAAGCGCTGCTCGTGTACGGCGCATCGAAGGTCTTGATGAGCATGCCGCCCTTCTCGCGCATGCTCATCGTCGGGCCGCGGCGCATGCTCATGTGTTACATCACGGGCTTCTTCGTGAAGATGATCCTCGGGTTCGTCCTGGCCTATTTCTGGCCGGGTGTACCGATGATCGACTACTTCGGCTTCGGCTACCTCTTGCCGAGCCTGCTGGCGGTGAAGATGTGGAACAAGGACCACATCGGCATCGTCGTCATGCCGACGCTGCAGGTGTCGATCACGGCGTTCCTCGTGGGCAACGGGATCGGCTACGGGCTCGTGAAGGCGGAGGGGCTGCTCGTGCCGCGCGCCGCGATCTCGGAGATCGCGATGATCACGAGCGGCGCGAGCGTGCCGTACGAGCTCACGCTGGGCGACACGGGGCCGAGGCCGAGGCCGGCGGCGGAGCGATCGGCAGGGATCGCCGCGGTGGAGGTGGCGCTCGAGGTCGCGAGCGAGGTGGACGCGTTCGACGCGGCGCGCGGCGGGGAGGAGGTCTCGCCGCGGACGCTCACGACGGCGAAGACCGCAGGGCTCGTGGTCGCGCGGGAAGAAAAAGGCGGCTGGGTGGTGGCGCGTCCGCGCGCGTCGGAGATCGATCCGGACGACGTGACGCCCGCGCCACGCTTCGCGGTGCGGCCGAGGCCGAAGGCGGAGCCGGGGCTCGACGCGCGTCGTGGAGGGACGCTGGTGCTCGCCTCGCCCGAGGGGCCCGGCTCGGCGCTGTCGGCGCTCGCGCACGCGGCGGCGGAGGCGCTCGAGGCGCGGGCGATCGTGCTCCTGTCACGGCACGAGGGGCAGAGGGCGCTCGACGAGGCGTTCGCGGCGGAGCTCGGCAAGCGGCTCGGGCTGGAGCAGATGCTCGTGGTCGAGGCCGCGCCGGGAGACACGGCGCCAGGCTTGAGCGCGGTCGGATCGGTGCCCGAGGGCTTCGACGTGATGGCGCTCGGCCGCATGCTCGGCAAGGACGTGACGCTCTCGTGGCGGGCGCCGGTGCAAGGGGCGTCGCAGCGGCCGTGGTCGAACGCGCCGACGTTGCGTGTGCCCGTGTCGCTCGCGGAGGAGGTCGGGGGATCGCTGCTCGGCGCGCGGGAGGTCGACGTGTGGCCGCTCGGCTTGCGGCACGAGCTCGTGAGCCGGCTCGTCGCGCTGACGTCGGTGGGGACGGCGGGTTATCGCGGGCCGACGATCGAGGAGCTGCGCCTCTTCGACGCGACGCTCTCGCGGCGGATGACGCACGTGGGGCTCGAGCCGAGGTGGACGGCGTGGGAGCGCGCGGTCGCGGCGAGGTTCGGCTACACGATCGTGCGGGTGCACCGGCCCGAGGGCGAGCTCGAGGCGTGGGGGCTCGTGGAGGACACGACGGGCGGGCGGCGCGGGAACGCGAGCTTGTTCGTGAAGGTGGAGCATGCGGAAGAAGCGGTCGCGCCGGGCGACATCCTCGTCGAGGTGCCTGCGCCGCGCTGGGAGATCGGGACGTTCGGCGCGGGTTTGTCGCTCTACGACGCGCTCGGGGCGCGCGGGCTCCTGCTCGCGGGCGCGCTGCCGAGCGCCGATCCGCGCGGGATCGCCGATCCGCGGCGGCGGGTGTCGCGGCGATCGTTCTTCCAGCGCGTGCACGAGGTCTGGCTCGGCGAGGGCAAGAGCGGCGTCAGCATGCAGGGCATCGCCCCGGAGCGCGACTACACGGGTGACGTCGTGGTCTCGTTCGGGCGTGAGGTGATCCGGCGCGAGCAGGTGCCCGTGTGGGCGCGGCCGATGGTGGAGGTGTTCGGCGATCTCGGCTTGCGCGTGGGGATGTTCGACGGAGCGCGCGAGCACGCCCCGTACAACGGCTCGGCGGATCTCTCGATGAGCTACGCGCGCAAGTTCGCCGATGGACGGTTCGCGCTCGTGTACATGTCGGGCGAGCTGCGATCGGCGATGTCCGCCGTCGAGAGCGACGGCATCCTCACGCCGCGGCTCGGTCGGCTCGGCGTGGATCTCGGCTCGGAGGACGTCGCGTCGCGCGCGTTCGAGCTCGTCGCGTGCAAGGCGGCGCCGCCCGCGCCCAAGGGGGCGAAGAAGAAGAAGGACGGGAAGAAGAAGGCGGACGACGCGGCCCCGGCGGAGGCCTCGACGTCACGTTGCCCGAGCTTCACGGCGGAGGCGGCGGACCGCTGCGACGTCGATGTGCGCCTCGAGAGCTTCGAGCGGTACCTCGATCAGCACAACCCGTTCGATCTGCGGGCGGCGATCAAGGACGATCGGGGCTGCCACGTCGAGGTGGTGCGGGACCAGGTGTCCCGGCGGATCTGGGCGCTCGTCGCGGAGCCCGGGCAGGTCGTGCTGGTGCCGCTCGGGAACAGCCGGGTGCCGCGGGCGCCGAGGCCGCTCGCCTCGATCGTGCGGGTGCGGCGCGCGGTGGCGACGGGCCTGACCAGCATACGGGTGATGGAAAGCCCGTGA